The sequence CGAAGAAAGGACATGGATCTTTCAAACTTAAAGTCTTTATTAATTTCTATTAAGCCTCAGGCTTCTTCTAAGTGCAATATCAATGTTGAACTTAAAAGCATAACCGTGATAGCCGGAGCCCACACCGCAACTAACAATGGCAAACGCCGAGCCAGCCCAAGAGCATACACAATATCACTAAAGAAATGGAGAATCAATCCGCTCGCAATAGCTAAAATCGTTAAGACAGTTGCATATCCTTGTCGGGGGGGACGCATTGTAAAGGCAGCGGCCAAAAACATCAAGGACATCATAAACCCAATCCTACCAAAAAACGCGTGCCAATACATGCGATAGGGCAAGCTTGATAATCCTGATTTTTCTAAAACATCAATATAATCCGGCAGCATCCAAAATGAAATATATTTAGGTTCAAGATTACTATTAAGAATTTTTTCAAATGTTAAATCTGTCTTCAACTGCAATTGTTCTTTTTGATACCGCTCTTGCTTATTGGGGAAAACAGTTACATCCTTTAAATACCAAATTTTATCCTTAATGATGGCAGACTTGGCATCAATCCGATCAATAAAATCATAATCTTTAGAAAAATTTTGAAAACTAACATTTTCAAAAAGCTTGTGGGTTGGCACAATTCGTTGGGCATTGATAATACTACTCCGATCGACAGTATTTTCACGGATCCAAACCCCGTCTTCAAAAACTGTAACCGCAATATCTCGCCCCGCAAAAATTCTTTGCTCCATCTGTTCTTGCTTATAGCTCATAAGGGATGCCATTGGATTAATAACAGCTAAGGTAAAAAGGCTTAGGCCTAAAATCACGAGTGATAACCCTGAGGCAATCTGCCATACAGAAACACCAAACCCCCGTGCTACAATTACTTCTTGGCTTCGATTTAAGCGAGATAAGCAAATAATAGCCGCAATCAAGACCACAAACGGCATAAGCATTTGAATGTGATTTGGAATTTTAAGGCAAACCATCTGAATAATTTCAGCAAATCCAACCCTTGTGGCTGTAACTGTGCGACGACTAAACTCCGCCATGTCAATCAACCCCATCACAAAGGTTACAATTACTGTCACCGACCCAATCCACAATAAGAAAACTCTAGAAAAATAACGATTGAGCGTTGATTGCCAATAATTAGCGAACATAGGAATACCTTCTGATCACAGCCTCAAGCCATTCTGGTCTCATTAAAAACACGATACTTAAAACACCACACGTAAATATTAATCCGTAACTCAAAGAAATGGCAGAAGGGTATTTAGCAAGACTATTGAGAACCGCAATAACAGCAATTTCTAAGGCCAAAGAGATTCCGATGGATGTTACAATTTTTTTCCATCGGCCGCGCCGTTGATGTTGCCCTGACAATAAGACCATTGAGGAAAACAAGGAAAAGATAATAACAAACAACGGGTTGAGTACCCTTTTATGAGCTTCAACGAGCATTTTAACTCTTGTTGCAGGCGCCACATCAGCCGGCGGATTAACCAATTGAGAAAATCCATAAGTCATATGAAGCTTTACTTTATCAACCACATTACGATGGACATCGAGATCATATTTAAACTCGTTAAAATAGGCAACATTATGCGTGCCTTTTGCCCCATCTACAGTTTGACGATTCCCATTAAATAAGTAGAGGATGCCATGTCCGCCTTCTTGCTGCAAAAAGCCATGTTGAGCAAAAACGGTAAACCCCGAAGAAGCAGCTTGTCCTTTTTCGTAAATATAGATCCCTTCTAATTGCCCCGAGTCAGTATGGCCCCCAACATAAATCACCGTATCTTTGAGTTTATTGAAAGACCCATCTCGCAGCAAACCAGAAGAAAACTCTTTGGTAATTTCATTCCGAATACCATAAAATTGCTCATTAGATTTAGGCCCCAGATAGTTATTTAAAAAACCACAAACCCCAGTCATTATAAGCCCCCACACAATAACAGGGGTAGCGATTTGCAGATTGCTAAGCCCCACGGACTTATAAACAACCATCTCATTATCAGCAATCAACTTATACAAAGTATAGACGGCCGCCAACAGCGTGCAAATCGGAA is a genomic window of Candidatus Paracaedibacter acanthamoebae containing:
- a CDS encoding LptF/LptG family permease, translated to MFANYWQSTLNRYFSRVFLLWIGSVTVIVTFVMGLIDMAEFSRRTVTATRVGFAEIIQMVCLKIPNHIQMLMPFVVLIAAIICLSRLNRSQEVIVARGFGVSVWQIASGLSLVILGLSLFTLAVINPMASLMSYKQEQMEQRIFAGRDIAVTVFEDGVWIRENTVDRSSIINAQRIVPTHKLFENVSFQNFSKDYDFIDRIDAKSAIIKDKIWYLKDVTVFPNKQERYQKEQLQLKTDLTFEKILNSNLEPKYISFWMLPDYIDVLEKSGLSSLPYRMYWHAFFGRIGFMMSLMFLAAAFTMRPPRQGYATVLTILAIASGLILHFFSDIVYALGLARRLPLLVAVWAPAITVMLLSSTLILHLEEA
- a CDS encoding LptF/LptG family permease; translated protein: MGRIISRHIFVHVAITTVILTFVLVFGAWLTQSLRFIEVIIEQDVSVGRYLSMVWLLLPNLTSIVLPICTLLAAVYTLYKLIADNEMVVYKSVGLSNLQIATPVIVWGLIMTGVCGFLNNYLGPKSNEQFYGIRNEITKEFSSGLLRDGSFNKLKDTVIYVGGHTDSGQLEGIYIYEKGQAASSGFTVFAQHGFLQQEGGHGILYLFNGNRQTVDGAKGTHNVAYFNEFKYDLDVHRNVVDKVKLHMTYGFSQLVNPPADVAPATRVKMLVEAHKRVLNPLFVIIFSLFSSMVLLSGQHQRRGRWKKIVTSIGISLALEIAVIAVLNSLAKYPSAISLSYGLIFTCGVLSIVFLMRPEWLEAVIRRYSYVR